The Hyphococcus flavus genome contains a region encoding:
- a CDS encoding LytR/AlgR family response regulator transcription factor encodes MSYQTRRFYGPAWIGVIWLAAAAVLVTHFRFYYGADWSHAIKWGIGDGFVWCVLACAFIYAYRRYLIRAGENSPGIKLFYIGFVVFGSVIIHPILVVLFYWSIDGTIGQPFVDDVLHLVMKRYPQGILAGFLIGLAGIGTARFNETDKNAAGDALSNATPHPLVSSWLLVNDTNGVRRLNVCDIRYAEAAGNYVALRTGEAEHLERTTLKAMESKLKDHGFYRISRKHVVNLAHLREVKAAKPKGGAVQFIDGSTLPVSRNYKSALENAFADWVRSQNN; translated from the coding sequence ATGTCTTATCAAACTCGAAGGTTTTACGGCCCTGCCTGGATAGGCGTAATTTGGCTTGCCGCTGCCGCCGTGCTGGTGACGCACTTTCGGTTCTATTACGGCGCCGACTGGTCGCATGCTATCAAGTGGGGTATTGGCGATGGTTTCGTTTGGTGCGTTTTAGCGTGTGCTTTCATCTATGCGTATAGGCGTTATTTGATCCGGGCAGGCGAAAACTCGCCGGGAATCAAGCTGTTTTATATCGGTTTTGTCGTATTTGGCTCTGTGATTATCCATCCAATACTGGTGGTGCTTTTTTATTGGTCAATCGACGGAACAATTGGCCAACCTTTTGTTGACGACGTGCTTCACCTGGTGATGAAGCGATATCCACAAGGAATTTTGGCGGGTTTTTTAATCGGCCTTGCCGGCATTGGGACGGCGAGATTCAATGAAACGGATAAGAATGCTGCTGGCGATGCTTTATCGAATGCTACGCCTCATCCCCTAGTATCATCTTGGTTGTTGGTAAACGATACGAACGGCGTTCGGCGTTTGAATGTTTGCGATATCCGCTACGCTGAGGCGGCGGGCAATTATGTTGCCTTGCGAACCGGTGAAGCTGAGCACCTCGAGCGAACGACACTTAAGGCAATGGAAAGCAAGCTCAAGGACCATGGGTTTTATCGCATCAGCCGAAAGCACGTGGTCAATCTGGCTCATCTGCGCGAGGTAAAAGCGGCGAAACCGAAGGGGGGCGCCGTTCAATTTATCGATGGATCGACTTTGCCCGTAAGCCGCAATTATAAATCAGCGCTGGAAAATGCGTTTGCCGACTGGGTGCGATCGCAGAATAATTAA
- a CDS encoding SspB family protein: MSEDIELDYSELIQEAQKKAYRFLMRDVLNIVAEIGDAPGEHHFFIEFGTEAPGVVIPDHLKEQYPELMTIVLQHQFEDLTVSDDGFGVTLWFKGKESRLEIPYDAVTQFADPSAQFGIRFDAQAAPENEEAEQDEKPADEKGDQDNSAESASEASDEESAEKENDGADVVSLDAFRKK, from the coding sequence GTGAGTGAAGACATAGAGCTTGATTACAGCGAGCTTATTCAGGAAGCCCAGAAAAAGGCTTACCGGTTTTTGATGCGCGATGTGTTGAACATTGTCGCTGAGATCGGCGACGCGCCGGGCGAACATCATTTCTTCATCGAATTCGGAACCGAAGCGCCGGGCGTGGTCATTCCTGATCACCTGAAAGAACAATATCCAGAATTGATGACCATCGTGCTGCAGCACCAGTTTGAGGACCTCACCGTTTCCGATGACGGTTTCGGCGTCACGCTGTGGTTCAAAGGCAAGGAATCGCGTCTCGAAATTCCATATGACGCAGTAACGCAATTCGCTGACCCCAGCGCCCAATTCGGCATACGGTTTGACGCACAGGCAGCACCCGAAAACGAAGAGGCAGAGCAAGACGAAAAGCCGGCTGATGAAAAAGGTGATCAGGACAATTCAGCAGAGTCGGCATCAGAGGCAAGCGACGAAGAAAGCGCAGAAAAAGAAAATGACGGCGCCGATGTCGTCAGCCTGGACGCATTCCGGAAGAAGTAA